In Sulfurisphaera javensis, a single genomic region encodes these proteins:
- the pyrD gene encoding dihydroorotate dehydrogenase PyrD has translation MIKLANINFKDPLIIASGIVPLNKIKEVCEKYNPSGITTKTLTLYPLSPHNPPTLVKFHDKCYLNAIGLGNPGIQELKKLEEINCPLIVSIGGNNLDEIVESARKVDRGIILELNVSSPNRKGYGESLSNYVHEIVKNVKGVTDKPVFVKLGPWDNVLELAGKALSAGADGLTLINTIKGMIIDTENFEKILHYGTGGISGKCIHPLAVRIIHDIYREYNVDIIGMGGVFDGRDVIELMSVGAKLVGLGSVIIDEGYNSILRIRKELEEYLNEKGLKYSDIIGLAVKR, from the coding sequence TTGATAAAACTGGCAAATATTAATTTTAAAGATCCATTAATTATTGCATCTGGAATAGTCCCTTTAAATAAAATTAAAGAAGTATGCGAGAAATATAATCCTTCCGGAATAACCACAAAAACATTAACCCTTTATCCTCTTTCACCACATAATCCTCCAACTCTTGTGAAGTTTCATGATAAATGCTATCTTAACGCAATTGGTCTAGGTAATCCAGGAATTCAAGAATTAAAAAAACTAGAAGAAATTAATTGTCCATTAATTGTTAGTATAGGTGGAAATAATCTAGATGAAATAGTCGAATCTGCTAGGAAAGTTGATAGAGGAATAATTTTAGAATTGAACGTAAGTAGTCCAAATAGAAAAGGTTACGGGGAAAGTCTATCCAATTATGTACACGAGATAGTTAAAAATGTAAAGGGTGTAACTGATAAACCAGTCTTTGTAAAATTAGGTCCTTGGGACAACGTATTAGAACTAGCTGGAAAAGCGTTATCAGCTGGAGCAGATGGATTAACGCTAATTAATACTATTAAAGGAATGATTATAGACACTGAAAACTTCGAGAAGATATTACATTATGGTACTGGTGGAATTTCTGGAAAATGTATACATCCTTTAGCAGTTAGAATAATTCATGACATATATAGAGAATATAATGTCGATATAATTGGAATGGGTGGCGTTTTTGATGGGAGAGATGTAATAGAATTAATGTCTGTAGGTGCTAAGCTTGTTGGCTTAGGGAGTGTTATTATTGATGAAGGATATAATAGTATATTAAGAATTAGAAAAGAATTAGAGGAATATTTAAATGAAAAAGGATTAAAATATTCAGATATAATAGGTTTAGCAGTGAAAAGATGA
- the pyrC gene encoding dihydroorotase, giving the protein MWIRGKAWVNNNIEEVCIQIDRFIKNIKKECKPDIQFESHQIIFPASIDMHVHVRGAQLSYKETVATATSEAVYGGVGLIVDMPNTVPPVNTYQRVIERIREFENYSRSDFGIYSGVSKEIEKVDSLPIAGYKIYPEDLEKEETKEVLMKSKKLKVLHPEIPLALRVPRKLRELWMEVASLYLVYGNVHITHITNYETLKLAKELGFTTDITPHHLLVNGERDCLSKVNPPIREYIIRLQLLRALYEADTIVSDHAPHTREEKNLEYELCPPGIAAVSFTTPFIYSLAFKDLISLERAVNLLSKNPAKILNIPYGEIKIGNVANFTVISKKQWKYKTKFSKVTETPLDYYPLEVKVDFTIIQGKPAFDGENVLPIRGVNPFDKTGKY; this is encoded by the coding sequence TTGTGGATCAGAGGCAAAGCTTGGGTAAATAATAATATAGAAGAAGTTTGCATACAAATTGATAGATTTATTAAAAATATAAAGAAGGAATGTAAGCCAGATATCCAGTTTGAAAGCCACCAGATAATTTTCCCGGCTTCAATAGATATGCATGTTCACGTTAGGGGTGCACAACTTTCATATAAAGAAACTGTTGCTACAGCTACTAGCGAAGCTGTGTATGGAGGCGTAGGACTTATAGTAGATATGCCTAATACGGTTCCACCAGTTAACACTTATCAGAGAGTGATAGAAAGAATTAGAGAATTTGAAAATTATTCTAGGTCTGATTTCGGAATATATTCTGGTGTATCAAAAGAAATAGAAAAAGTTGATTCTTTGCCTATAGCAGGATACAAGATTTACCCCGAAGATTTAGAGAAAGAAGAAACTAAAGAAGTGCTCATGAAAAGTAAGAAACTAAAGGTCCTTCACCCTGAAATACCTTTAGCCTTAAGAGTACCTAGAAAATTAAGAGAACTTTGGATGGAAGTAGCTTCATTATATTTAGTTTATGGTAATGTTCATATTACACATATAACAAATTATGAAACCTTAAAATTAGCTAAAGAATTAGGTTTTACAACCGATATTACACCTCATCATCTTTTAGTCAATGGCGAAAGAGATTGCTTGAGTAAAGTAAATCCGCCTATTAGGGAATACATTATAAGATTACAACTATTGAGAGCTTTATATGAAGCGGATACGATAGTTAGTGACCACGCCCCTCACACGAGAGAAGAGAAAAACCTTGAATATGAATTATGCCCACCCGGTATAGCAGCAGTTTCATTTACAACTCCTTTCATTTATTCTTTAGCTTTTAAAGATTTAATTAGCTTAGAAAGAGCCGTAAATCTTCTTTCTAAAAATCCCGCAAAAATTCTTAATATACCCTACGGTGAAATAAAAATTGGTAACGTTGCTAATTTCACTGTTATAAGCAAAAAACAATGGAAATATAAGACTAAATTCTCTAAGGTTACTGAAACTCCCCTTGATTATTATCCTCTTGAAGTAAAAGTTGATTTCACTATTATACAAGGTAAACCAGCTTTTGATGGAGAAAACGTATTACCAATAAGAGGTGTGAATCCCTTTGATAAAACTGGCAAATATTAA
- a CDS encoding 2-polyprenylphenol hydroxylase, giving the protein MYEVAVLFPIKPKPGQFVSLIDSGKREIPLSISDYYNGILFLHLSEKIYDTLKGKERILLKGPIGRPVDLSVSSVLGIAYQDLFFDILYILREAKRNGIKVKVKCIECETNEFQIGNETEKFDLIIASVPQNFINSLPKDAYVYVRWIKMNCMLGVCGVCEIGSKLVCIDGPLIKVSDLVDQRQSLGK; this is encoded by the coding sequence ATGTATGAAGTAGCCGTACTTTTTCCAATTAAACCTAAACCAGGGCAATTTGTTAGTCTAATAGACTCTGGAAAGAGAGAAATCCCACTCAGCATATCAGATTATTATAATGGAATATTATTCTTGCACTTGTCAGAAAAAATATATGATACACTAAAAGGTAAAGAAAGGATTCTTTTAAAAGGACCAATTGGAAGGCCCGTTGATTTATCTGTCTCTTCTGTCCTAGGCATAGCTTATCAAGATCTCTTCTTTGATATTCTTTATATCCTTAGGGAAGCTAAAAGGAATGGTATAAAAGTTAAGGTAAAGTGCATTGAATGCGAAACTAATGAATTTCAAATAGGGAATGAGACTGAGAAATTCGATTTAATTATAGCCTCTGTTCCTCAGAATTTTATTAATTCATTACCTAAAGATGCTTACGTTTATGTAAGATGGATTAAAATGAATTGTATGTTAGGAGTTTGTGGAGTTTGCGAAATAGGAAGCAAACTTGTATGTATAGATGGACCCTTAATTAAGGTGAGTGATCTTGTGGATCAGAGGCAAAGCTTGGGTAAATAA
- the pyrI gene encoding aspartate carbamoyltransferase regulatory subunit, which translates to MEAVNKRELIVSKIKNGTVIDHIPAGRALAVLRILKITEGYRIALVMNVESKKMGKKDIVKIENKEVDEKEANLITLIAPTATINIIRDYEVVEKKKLKVPEVVKGLLKCTNLTCITNNDIEAVSEFRKISEKPLKMKCVYCDTVIDENEILKQILGSKS; encoded by the coding sequence ATGGAGGCCGTTAATAAAAGAGAATTAATAGTAAGTAAAATAAAAAATGGAACAGTAATAGATCATATTCCAGCTGGTAGAGCGTTAGCAGTGTTGAGGATTTTAAAGATCACTGAAGGATATAGAATAGCCCTTGTGATGAATGTCGAAAGTAAGAAAATGGGAAAGAAGGATATAGTGAAAATTGAAAATAAAGAAGTTGATGAAAAAGAAGCTAATCTAATTACTTTAATAGCACCAACAGCAACAATCAATATTATAAGAGACTATGAAGTAGTAGAAAAGAAAAAGCTTAAAGTACCAGAAGTAGTAAAAGGATTGCTTAAATGCACTAATTTAACATGCATAACTAATAATGACATTGAAGCTGTTTCTGAATTTAGAAAAATCAGTGAAAAACCATTAAAAATGAAATGTGTCTATTGTGATACTGTAATAGATGAAAATGAAATTCTAAAGCAGATCTTAGGTAGTAAAAGTTGA
- the pyrB gene encoding aspartate carbamoyltransferase, which translates to MRDIISSYDFSKSDFEEIFELADKFRNISPPKILKEKTVALAFFEPSTRTYLSFNKASINLGASVIGFSGEEGISVAKGENLADTIRMLNNYADIIVIRHKFDGAAKFASEVSEKPIINAGDGKHEHPTQTVIDLYTVYKNFGDIDNLTFGIMGDLRYARVVNSLLRGLTRFKPKLVYLISPPQLSARKEILEELNYPYKEVNDYNEVIEEVDVLYVTRIQKERFPDESEYEKVKESYIVDSTLVSKMKKDSIVLHALPRVNEISREVDKTPQAKYFEQASYAVPIRMAIFHKVIGE; encoded by the coding sequence GTGAGAGATATAATTTCCTCATATGATTTTTCAAAGAGTGATTTTGAAGAAATTTTTGAACTAGCAGATAAGTTTAGAAATATTTCGCCCCCTAAAATATTAAAAGAAAAGACAGTAGCGTTAGCATTTTTTGAACCTAGCACAAGGACATACTTAAGTTTCAATAAAGCTTCTATAAACTTAGGAGCATCAGTTATTGGATTTTCCGGAGAAGAAGGAATTTCAGTCGCTAAAGGAGAAAACTTAGCCGATACAATAAGAATGTTAAATAATTATGCGGATATTATAGTTATAAGGCATAAGTTTGATGGAGCAGCTAAATTTGCCTCAGAAGTATCTGAAAAACCAATAATAAATGCAGGAGATGGAAAACATGAACATCCAACACAAACTGTAATTGATTTATATACAGTTTATAAGAACTTTGGTGATATAGACAACTTAACTTTTGGCATTATGGGGGACTTAAGATATGCAAGAGTAGTTAACAGCCTTTTAAGAGGATTAACAAGATTTAAACCTAAATTAGTGTACTTAATCTCTCCTCCTCAACTTTCAGCAAGAAAAGAAATACTCGAGGAGTTAAACTACCCATATAAAGAGGTCAATGACTATAATGAAGTCATAGAAGAAGTAGATGTACTTTATGTAACTAGAATTCAAAAAGAAAGATTTCCAGATGAAAGTGAATATGAAAAAGTGAAAGAAAGCTACATTGTTGACTCTACTTTGGTATCGAAAATGAAAAAGGATTCAATAGTTTTACATGCGTTACCAAGAGTGAATGAGATAAGTAGAGAAGTTGATAAAACTCCTCAAGCTAAATATTTTGAACAAGCTTCTTATGCTGTTCCAATAAGAATGGCAATCTTTCATAAGGTTATAGGTGAGTAA
- the pyrE gene encoding orotate phosphoribosyltransferase: MDFVKALIDNKLLLTGSFVLTSGKISPYYLDLRRLSNYYDVFSDTVNKAIDKIKKIEFDMVIGIATGGVPFASFIACRIGKPLGYIRMERKGYGTDKILEADVKGKRIVLVDDVATTGGSLSKAVEAITSEGGRVVASLVIVDREEGAEKKLAEQGVQLISVYKIREILEYLLNSNLISENDKNNIREYLVKNIG, from the coding sequence ATGGATTTCGTTAAAGCTCTAATCGACAATAAGCTTCTATTAACTGGAAGCTTTGTACTGACATCAGGCAAAATAAGTCCTTATTATCTTGACTTAAGAAGACTTTCTAATTATTATGATGTTTTTTCAGACACAGTTAATAAAGCAATAGATAAGATAAAAAAGATAGAATTTGATATGGTAATAGGTATTGCAACTGGTGGAGTTCCTTTTGCTTCCTTTATTGCTTGCCGAATAGGAAAGCCCTTAGGATATATAAGGATGGAAAGGAAAGGATATGGGACCGATAAAATATTAGAAGCTGATGTAAAAGGTAAAAGGATAGTTTTAGTTGATGATGTAGCGACTACTGGAGGATCATTAAGTAAAGCAGTTGAAGCAATTACATCCGAAGGTGGAAGAGTAGTAGCAAGTTTAGTTATTGTAGATAGAGAAGAGGGGGCTGAAAAGAAATTAGCTGAACAAGGAGTTCAATTAATCTCTGTTTATAAAATTAGAGAAATTCTAGAGTATTTATTAAATTCCAACTTAATATCTGAAAATGATAAAAATAATATCAGAGAGTACTTGGTGAAAAATATTGGGTAA
- the pyrF gene encoding orotidine-5'-phosphate decarboxylase, whose product MGNLILALDKQLSLSTLSELSKYISKIKIGYPLILENPSYLDNITKIQWDEVIFDLKLADIDNTMMLIASKLLNYADSFIAHSFIGVEGALDNLSSYLKKHEKSLYLVLSMSHKGWNDGFYSYLKEVAIKVNPDGFVVGATKPNMIRTVRNDFKDKVIISPGVGVQGANIGDAICNGADYEIVGRSIYEAKDPVTEAKRILEIQEGRIRECKGSEN is encoded by the coding sequence TTGGGTAACTTAATTTTAGCCTTAGATAAACAATTATCTCTATCAACTTTATCTGAGTTAAGCAAATACATATCTAAAATAAAGATAGGTTATCCGTTAATCCTTGAAAATCCCTCATATTTAGATAATATAACTAAGATTCAATGGGATGAAGTTATTTTTGATTTAAAATTAGCTGACATTGATAACACGATGATGCTTATTGCATCTAAATTGCTAAATTATGCTGACTCATTTATTGCTCATTCCTTTATAGGGGTAGAAGGAGCCTTAGACAATCTTTCCTCCTATCTTAAAAAGCATGAAAAATCATTATATTTAGTTTTATCTATGTCTCATAAAGGATGGAATGACGGTTTTTACTCATATCTAAAAGAGGTAGCGATAAAGGTTAATCCAGACGGATTTGTAGTAGGGGCTACTAAGCCAAACATGATAAGAACTGTTAGGAATGACTTTAAAGATAAAGTAATTATTTCACCTGGTGTTGGGGTACAAGGGGCTAACATTGGTGATGCTATCTGTAATGGTGCCGATTACGAGATAGTTGGCAGAAGTATATATGAAGCTAAAGATCCCGTAACTGAAGCAAAAAGAATCTTAGAAATCCAAGAGGGAAGAATACGTGAGTGTAAAGGATCAGAAAATTGA